The following proteins come from a genomic window of Hypomesus transpacificus isolate Combined female unplaced genomic scaffold, fHypTra1 scaffold_132, whole genome shotgun sequence:
- the plekhg4 gene encoding pleckstrin homology domain-containing family G member 4B isoform X1, with protein sequence MRHLACVSMEDCSQPNKCQGVIGCLEGYGRQHPPIPDVRFQEMKELAGELKNEQGLRQWKFAWSKCQETRQMFEKKLEVALRTRRGVPDSGAAAKASGDGLATPRRHSEGQGARGGGGHERSSSLSLSCRKAFSGVWSAGRERLSSTSSSASSSCAPRPEASWGGDCGSTPSINSSPYVLEPRLPPHTPLSPPHHNPRLTRSASSDESSHRSRLEAQARASSCSFTPTLPPLDSDSAPSATPASRRQLLRKTQSFDCPATPEGARYGTCQRTLSEPARRGNTGVFIKGLEVSSTEVAERPYSPRLAAHGWAAPAGEGLRTPGASSSPVAEPRVKGSSKLRHIVDEMVSTEREYVRSLRYIIEHYFPEMERPDLPQDLRGKRSVIFGNLEKLVDFHSQFFLKELESCCNHPLRVSHCFLRHQDQFGLYALYSKNKPKSDTLLASHGNSFFRNKQLELGDKMDLASYLLKPIQRMSKYALLLKDLIKEVSEAQDTELAYLRAAAEMVKFQLRHGNDLLAMDAIRDCDVNLKEQGQLVRQGEFTVWYGRKKCQRHVFLLQDLVLFSKPKRIEGGLDVYIYKHSFKTADVGMTETSGDSGLRFEVWFRRRTSKNQTYILQAANQDIKHAWTSDITSILWQQANRNKEIRMQEMVSMGVGNKPFLDIKPSDAAINDRAIDYIMKGRGARTRASIAVSLFDHSNPFKRASGNSSGAGAPAASGPSSCSLLGPLNLHMYSNQALLPASAERPFISPCIEEDELENETSSQPSMTTESSGSSSHCLSGSGGSSGSDSGCVSSHLPEALSEEPSSPCEPSSSCYSPSAASPAAATDKPRFNSQYISAKAAQIIGPSTIV encoded by the exons ATGCGTCACCTGGCTTGCGTCAGCATGGAGGACTGCTCTCAGCCCAACAAGTGCCAGGGTGTGATTGGCTGCCTGGAGGGTTACGGGCGCCAGCACCCCCCCATCCCGGACGTCCGCTTCCAGGAGATGAAGGAGCTGGCTGGGGAGCTGAAGAACGAGCAGGGCCTCAGGCAGTGGAAGTTCGCTTGGTCCAAATGCCAGGAGACCCGTCAGATGTTTGAGAAGAAGCTGGAGGTGGCGCTGAGGACGCGGCGAGGCGTACCGGACAGCGGGGCCGCTGCAAAGGCGTCCGGCGATGGCCTGGCCACGCCCAGACGCCACTCGGAGGGTCAGGGAGCGCGCGGTGGCGGCGGCCACGAGAGGAGCTccagcttgtctctctcctgccgCAAGGCGTTCTCGGGCGTGTGGAGCGCCGGCCGCGAGAGGCTGTCCTCCACCTCTAGCTCCGCCTCCTCGTCGTGCGCCCCCAGACCTGAGGCCTCTTGGGGTGGGGACTGtggctccaccccctccatAAACTCCTCCCCCTACGTCTTGGAGCCCCGCCTCCCCCCGCAcacgcccctctcccccccgcaCCACAACCCCCGCCTCACGCGCAGCGCCTCGTCCGATGAGTCGTCCCACCGCAGCCGTCTGGAGGCCCAGGCCCgcgcctcctcctgctccttcacccccaccctgccccccctcgaCTCCGACTCCGCCCCCAGCGCCACCCCCGCCAGCCGCCGCCAGCTGCTCCGCAAGACCCAGAGCTTTGACTGCCCGGCCACGCCCGAGGGCGCCCGCTACGGCACGTGCCAGAGGACGCTGAGCGAGCCTGCGCGCCGCGGCAACACGGGGGTGTTCATCAAGGGGCTGGAGGTCAGCAGCACGGAGGTGGCCGAGCGACCCTACAGCCCCAGGCTGGCTGCTCACGGCTGGGCCGCCCCTGCCGGGGAGGGCCTGCGGACCCCCGGAGCCTCCAGCAGCCCCGTGGCCGAGCCTCGTGTTAAAGGAAG cagcAAGCTGCGCCACATCGTGGATGAGATGGTGAGTACGGAGAGAGAGTACGTGCGCTCGCTGCGCTACATCATCGAGCACTACTTCCCTGAGATGGAGCGGCCCGACCTGCCGCAGGACCTGCGGGGGAAACGCTCCGTGATCTTCGGGAACCTGGAGAAGCTGGTGGACTTCCACAGCCAGTTCTTCCTCAAGGAGCTGGAGAGCTGTTGCAACCACCCGCTCCGCGTGTCCCACTGTTTCCTGCGCCAC CAAGACCAGTTTGGCCTGTACGCTCTGTACAGCAAGAACAAGCCCAAGTCTGACACTCTGCTGGCCAGCCACGGAAACAGCTTCTTCAGA aacaagcagctggagctgggggaCAAGATGGACCTGGCCTCCTACCTGCTGAAGCCCATCCAGAGGATGAGCAAGTACGCTCTGCTGCTCAAGGACCTGATCAAGGAGGTGAGCGAGGCCCAGGACACGGAGCTGGCCTACCTGAGGGCTGCCGCTGAGATGGTCAAGTTCCAGCTGCGCCACGGCAACGACCTGCTGGCCATGGACGCCATCCGGGACTGTGAC gtgaACCTGAAGGAGCAGGGCCAGCTGGTGAGGCAGGGGGAATTCACCGTGTGGTACGGGAGGAAAAAGTGCCAACGCCACGTGTTCCTGCTGCAGGACCTGGTGCTGTTCAGCAAGCCCAAACGCATTGAGGGCGGCCTGGACGTCTACATCTACAAACACTCCTTCAAG ACGGCAGACGTGGGCATGACGGAGACGTCTGGAGACAGCGGGCTGCGCTTCGAGGTCTGGTTCAGACGCAGGACCTCCAAGAACCAGACCTACATCCTGCAGGCGGCCAATCAGGACATCAAGCACGCCTGGACCTCTGACATCACCAGCATCCTCTGGCAGCAGGCCAACAGGAACaaag aaaTCCGCATGCAGGAGATGGTTTCCATGGGCGTGGGCAACAAGCCCTTCCTGGACATCAAGCCTAGCGACGCTGCCATCAACGACAGAGCCATCGACTACATCATGAAGGGCagag gggcCAGGACGAGAGCCTCCATCGCCGTCTCCCTCTTCGACCACTCCAACCCCTTCAAGCGGGCCTCGGGGAACAGCTCTGGAGCCGGTGCACCCGCGGCCTCGGGCCCCTCGTCATGCAGCCTCCTGGGCCCCCTCAACCTGCACATGTACAGCAACCAGGCCCTGCTGCCGGCCTCGGCCGAGAGGCCCTTCATCTCCCCCTGCATCGAGGAGGACGAGCTGGAGAATGAGACCAGCAGTCAGCCCTCCATGA ccaCAGAGAGCTCAGGCTcatcctctcactgtctctcaggcAGTGGTGGTTCCAGTGGATCAGACAGCGGCTGTGTGTCCAGCCACCTGCCCGAGGCCCTGTCCGAGGAGCCCAGCTCCCCCTgtgagccctcctcctcctgctactCCCCCTCCGCCGCCTCGCCCGCTGCCGCCACCGACAAGCCCCGCTTCAACAGCCAGTACATTTCAGCC AAAGCAGCTCAAATCATAGGGCCATCCACTATAGTGTGA
- the plekhg4 gene encoding pleckstrin homology domain-containing family G member 4B isoform X3: MRHLACVSMEDCSQPNKCQGVIGCLEGYGRQHPPIPDVRFQEMKELAGELKNEQGLRQWKFAWSKCQETRQMFEKKLEVALRTRRGVPDSGAAAKASGDGLATPRRHSEGQGARGGGGHERSSSLSLSCRKAFSGVWSAGRERLSSTSSSASSSCAPRPEASWGGDCGSTPSINSSPYVLEPRLPPHTPLSPPHHNPRLTRSASSDESSHRSRLEAQARASSCSFTPTLPPLDSDSAPSATPASRRQLLRKTQSFDCPATPEGARYGTCQRTLSEPARRGNTGVFIKGLEVSSTEVAERPYSPRLAAHGWAAPAGEGLRTPGASSSPVAEPRVKGSSKLRHIVDEMVSTEREYVRSLRYIIEHYFPEMERPDLPQDLRGKRSVIFGNLEKLVDFHSQFFLKELESCCNHPLRVSHCFLRHQDQFGLYALYSKNKPKSDTLLASHGNSFFRNKQLELGDKMDLASYLLKPIQRMSKYALLLKDLIKEVSEAQDTELAYLRAAAEMVKFQLRHGNDLLAMDAIRDCDVNLKEQGQLVRQGEFTVWYGRKKCQRHVFLLQDLVLFSKPKRIEGGLDVYIYKHSFKTADVGMTETSGDSGLRFEVWFRRRTSKNQTYILQAANQDIKHAWTSDITSILWQQANRNKEIRMQEMVSMGVGNKPFLDIKPSDAAINDRAIDYIMKGRGARTRASIAVSLFDHSNPFKRASGNSSGAGAPAASGPSSCSLLGPLNLHMYSNQALLPASAERPFISPCIEEDELENETSSQPSMTTESSGSSSHCLSGSGGSSGSDSGCVSSHLPEALSEEPSSPCEPSSSCYSPSAASPAAATDKPRFNSQYISAV, encoded by the exons ATGCGTCACCTGGCTTGCGTCAGCATGGAGGACTGCTCTCAGCCCAACAAGTGCCAGGGTGTGATTGGCTGCCTGGAGGGTTACGGGCGCCAGCACCCCCCCATCCCGGACGTCCGCTTCCAGGAGATGAAGGAGCTGGCTGGGGAGCTGAAGAACGAGCAGGGCCTCAGGCAGTGGAAGTTCGCTTGGTCCAAATGCCAGGAGACCCGTCAGATGTTTGAGAAGAAGCTGGAGGTGGCGCTGAGGACGCGGCGAGGCGTACCGGACAGCGGGGCCGCTGCAAAGGCGTCCGGCGATGGCCTGGCCACGCCCAGACGCCACTCGGAGGGTCAGGGAGCGCGCGGTGGCGGCGGCCACGAGAGGAGCTccagcttgtctctctcctgccgCAAGGCGTTCTCGGGCGTGTGGAGCGCCGGCCGCGAGAGGCTGTCCTCCACCTCTAGCTCCGCCTCCTCGTCGTGCGCCCCCAGACCTGAGGCCTCTTGGGGTGGGGACTGtggctccaccccctccatAAACTCCTCCCCCTACGTCTTGGAGCCCCGCCTCCCCCCGCAcacgcccctctcccccccgcaCCACAACCCCCGCCTCACGCGCAGCGCCTCGTCCGATGAGTCGTCCCACCGCAGCCGTCTGGAGGCCCAGGCCCgcgcctcctcctgctccttcacccccaccctgccccccctcgaCTCCGACTCCGCCCCCAGCGCCACCCCCGCCAGCCGCCGCCAGCTGCTCCGCAAGACCCAGAGCTTTGACTGCCCGGCCACGCCCGAGGGCGCCCGCTACGGCACGTGCCAGAGGACGCTGAGCGAGCCTGCGCGCCGCGGCAACACGGGGGTGTTCATCAAGGGGCTGGAGGTCAGCAGCACGGAGGTGGCCGAGCGACCCTACAGCCCCAGGCTGGCTGCTCACGGCTGGGCCGCCCCTGCCGGGGAGGGCCTGCGGACCCCCGGAGCCTCCAGCAGCCCCGTGGCCGAGCCTCGTGTTAAAGGAAG cagcAAGCTGCGCCACATCGTGGATGAGATGGTGAGTACGGAGAGAGAGTACGTGCGCTCGCTGCGCTACATCATCGAGCACTACTTCCCTGAGATGGAGCGGCCCGACCTGCCGCAGGACCTGCGGGGGAAACGCTCCGTGATCTTCGGGAACCTGGAGAAGCTGGTGGACTTCCACAGCCAGTTCTTCCTCAAGGAGCTGGAGAGCTGTTGCAACCACCCGCTCCGCGTGTCCCACTGTTTCCTGCGCCAC CAAGACCAGTTTGGCCTGTACGCTCTGTACAGCAAGAACAAGCCCAAGTCTGACACTCTGCTGGCCAGCCACGGAAACAGCTTCTTCAGA aacaagcagctggagctgggggaCAAGATGGACCTGGCCTCCTACCTGCTGAAGCCCATCCAGAGGATGAGCAAGTACGCTCTGCTGCTCAAGGACCTGATCAAGGAGGTGAGCGAGGCCCAGGACACGGAGCTGGCCTACCTGAGGGCTGCCGCTGAGATGGTCAAGTTCCAGCTGCGCCACGGCAACGACCTGCTGGCCATGGACGCCATCCGGGACTGTGAC gtgaACCTGAAGGAGCAGGGCCAGCTGGTGAGGCAGGGGGAATTCACCGTGTGGTACGGGAGGAAAAAGTGCCAACGCCACGTGTTCCTGCTGCAGGACCTGGTGCTGTTCAGCAAGCCCAAACGCATTGAGGGCGGCCTGGACGTCTACATCTACAAACACTCCTTCAAG ACGGCAGACGTGGGCATGACGGAGACGTCTGGAGACAGCGGGCTGCGCTTCGAGGTCTGGTTCAGACGCAGGACCTCCAAGAACCAGACCTACATCCTGCAGGCGGCCAATCAGGACATCAAGCACGCCTGGACCTCTGACATCACCAGCATCCTCTGGCAGCAGGCCAACAGGAACaaag aaaTCCGCATGCAGGAGATGGTTTCCATGGGCGTGGGCAACAAGCCCTTCCTGGACATCAAGCCTAGCGACGCTGCCATCAACGACAGAGCCATCGACTACATCATGAAGGGCagag gggcCAGGACGAGAGCCTCCATCGCCGTCTCCCTCTTCGACCACTCCAACCCCTTCAAGCGGGCCTCGGGGAACAGCTCTGGAGCCGGTGCACCCGCGGCCTCGGGCCCCTCGTCATGCAGCCTCCTGGGCCCCCTCAACCTGCACATGTACAGCAACCAGGCCCTGCTGCCGGCCTCGGCCGAGAGGCCCTTCATCTCCCCCTGCATCGAGGAGGACGAGCTGGAGAATGAGACCAGCAGTCAGCCCTCCATGA ccaCAGAGAGCTCAGGCTcatcctctcactgtctctcaggcAGTGGTGGTTCCAGTGGATCAGACAGCGGCTGTGTGTCCAGCCACCTGCCCGAGGCCCTGTCCGAGGAGCCCAGCTCCCCCTgtgagccctcctcctcctgctactCCCCCTCCGCCGCCTCGCCCGCTGCCGCCACCGACAAGCCCCGCTTCAACAGCCAGTACATTTCAGCC GTTTGA
- the plekhg4 gene encoding pleckstrin homology domain-containing family G member 4B isoform X2, translating into MRHLACVSMEDCSQPNKCQGVIGCLEGYGRQHPPIPDVRFQEMKELAGELKNEQGLRQWKFAWSKCQETRQMFEKKLEVALRTRRGVPDSGAAAKASGDGLATPRRHSEGQGARGGGGHERSSSLSLSCRKAFSGVWSAGRERLSSTSSSASSSCAPRPEASWGGDCGSTPSINSSPYVLEPRLPPHTPLSPPHHNPRLTRSASSDESSHRSRLEAQARASSCSFTPTLPPLDSDSAPSATPASRRQLLRKTQSFDCPATPEGARYGTCQRTLSEPARRGNTGVFIKGLEVSSTEVAERPYSPRLAAHGWAAPAGEGLRTPGASSSPVAEPRVKGSKLRHIVDEMVSTEREYVRSLRYIIEHYFPEMERPDLPQDLRGKRSVIFGNLEKLVDFHSQFFLKELESCCNHPLRVSHCFLRHQDQFGLYALYSKNKPKSDTLLASHGNSFFRNKQLELGDKMDLASYLLKPIQRMSKYALLLKDLIKEVSEAQDTELAYLRAAAEMVKFQLRHGNDLLAMDAIRDCDVNLKEQGQLVRQGEFTVWYGRKKCQRHVFLLQDLVLFSKPKRIEGGLDVYIYKHSFKTADVGMTETSGDSGLRFEVWFRRRTSKNQTYILQAANQDIKHAWTSDITSILWQQANRNKEIRMQEMVSMGVGNKPFLDIKPSDAAINDRAIDYIMKGRGARTRASIAVSLFDHSNPFKRASGNSSGAGAPAASGPSSCSLLGPLNLHMYSNQALLPASAERPFISPCIEEDELENETSSQPSMTTESSGSSSHCLSGSGGSSGSDSGCVSSHLPEALSEEPSSPCEPSSSCYSPSAASPAAATDKPRFNSQYISAKAAQIIGPSTIV; encoded by the exons ATGCGTCACCTGGCTTGCGTCAGCATGGAGGACTGCTCTCAGCCCAACAAGTGCCAGGGTGTGATTGGCTGCCTGGAGGGTTACGGGCGCCAGCACCCCCCCATCCCGGACGTCCGCTTCCAGGAGATGAAGGAGCTGGCTGGGGAGCTGAAGAACGAGCAGGGCCTCAGGCAGTGGAAGTTCGCTTGGTCCAAATGCCAGGAGACCCGTCAGATGTTTGAGAAGAAGCTGGAGGTGGCGCTGAGGACGCGGCGAGGCGTACCGGACAGCGGGGCCGCTGCAAAGGCGTCCGGCGATGGCCTGGCCACGCCCAGACGCCACTCGGAGGGTCAGGGAGCGCGCGGTGGCGGCGGCCACGAGAGGAGCTccagcttgtctctctcctgccgCAAGGCGTTCTCGGGCGTGTGGAGCGCCGGCCGCGAGAGGCTGTCCTCCACCTCTAGCTCCGCCTCCTCGTCGTGCGCCCCCAGACCTGAGGCCTCTTGGGGTGGGGACTGtggctccaccccctccatAAACTCCTCCCCCTACGTCTTGGAGCCCCGCCTCCCCCCGCAcacgcccctctcccccccgcaCCACAACCCCCGCCTCACGCGCAGCGCCTCGTCCGATGAGTCGTCCCACCGCAGCCGTCTGGAGGCCCAGGCCCgcgcctcctcctgctccttcacccccaccctgccccccctcgaCTCCGACTCCGCCCCCAGCGCCACCCCCGCCAGCCGCCGCCAGCTGCTCCGCAAGACCCAGAGCTTTGACTGCCCGGCCACGCCCGAGGGCGCCCGCTACGGCACGTGCCAGAGGACGCTGAGCGAGCCTGCGCGCCGCGGCAACACGGGGGTGTTCATCAAGGGGCTGGAGGTCAGCAGCACGGAGGTGGCCGAGCGACCCTACAGCCCCAGGCTGGCTGCTCACGGCTGGGCCGCCCCTGCCGGGGAGGGCCTGCGGACCCCCGGAGCCTCCAGCAGCCCCGTGGCCGAGCCTCGTGTTAAAGGAAG cAAGCTGCGCCACATCGTGGATGAGATGGTGAGTACGGAGAGAGAGTACGTGCGCTCGCTGCGCTACATCATCGAGCACTACTTCCCTGAGATGGAGCGGCCCGACCTGCCGCAGGACCTGCGGGGGAAACGCTCCGTGATCTTCGGGAACCTGGAGAAGCTGGTGGACTTCCACAGCCAGTTCTTCCTCAAGGAGCTGGAGAGCTGTTGCAACCACCCGCTCCGCGTGTCCCACTGTTTCCTGCGCCAC CAAGACCAGTTTGGCCTGTACGCTCTGTACAGCAAGAACAAGCCCAAGTCTGACACTCTGCTGGCCAGCCACGGAAACAGCTTCTTCAGA aacaagcagctggagctgggggaCAAGATGGACCTGGCCTCCTACCTGCTGAAGCCCATCCAGAGGATGAGCAAGTACGCTCTGCTGCTCAAGGACCTGATCAAGGAGGTGAGCGAGGCCCAGGACACGGAGCTGGCCTACCTGAGGGCTGCCGCTGAGATGGTCAAGTTCCAGCTGCGCCACGGCAACGACCTGCTGGCCATGGACGCCATCCGGGACTGTGAC gtgaACCTGAAGGAGCAGGGCCAGCTGGTGAGGCAGGGGGAATTCACCGTGTGGTACGGGAGGAAAAAGTGCCAACGCCACGTGTTCCTGCTGCAGGACCTGGTGCTGTTCAGCAAGCCCAAACGCATTGAGGGCGGCCTGGACGTCTACATCTACAAACACTCCTTCAAG ACGGCAGACGTGGGCATGACGGAGACGTCTGGAGACAGCGGGCTGCGCTTCGAGGTCTGGTTCAGACGCAGGACCTCCAAGAACCAGACCTACATCCTGCAGGCGGCCAATCAGGACATCAAGCACGCCTGGACCTCTGACATCACCAGCATCCTCTGGCAGCAGGCCAACAGGAACaaag aaaTCCGCATGCAGGAGATGGTTTCCATGGGCGTGGGCAACAAGCCCTTCCTGGACATCAAGCCTAGCGACGCTGCCATCAACGACAGAGCCATCGACTACATCATGAAGGGCagag gggcCAGGACGAGAGCCTCCATCGCCGTCTCCCTCTTCGACCACTCCAACCCCTTCAAGCGGGCCTCGGGGAACAGCTCTGGAGCCGGTGCACCCGCGGCCTCGGGCCCCTCGTCATGCAGCCTCCTGGGCCCCCTCAACCTGCACATGTACAGCAACCAGGCCCTGCTGCCGGCCTCGGCCGAGAGGCCCTTCATCTCCCCCTGCATCGAGGAGGACGAGCTGGAGAATGAGACCAGCAGTCAGCCCTCCATGA ccaCAGAGAGCTCAGGCTcatcctctcactgtctctcaggcAGTGGTGGTTCCAGTGGATCAGACAGCGGCTGTGTGTCCAGCCACCTGCCCGAGGCCCTGTCCGAGGAGCCCAGCTCCCCCTgtgagccctcctcctcctgctactCCCCCTCCGCCGCCTCGCCCGCTGCCGCCACCGACAAGCCCCGCTTCAACAGCCAGTACATTTCAGCC AAAGCAGCTCAAATCATAGGGCCATCCACTATAGTGTGA
- the plekhg4 gene encoding pleckstrin homology domain-containing family G member 4B isoform X4, translated as MRHLACVSMEDCSQPNKCQGVIGCLEGYGRQHPPIPDVRFQEMKELAGELKNEQGLRQWKFAWSKCQETRQMFEKKLEVALRTRRGVPDSGAAAKASGDGLATPRRHSEGQGARGGGGHERSSSLSLSCRKAFSGVWSAGRERLSSTSSSASSSCAPRPEASWGGDCGSTPSINSSPYVLEPRLPPHTPLSPPHHNPRLTRSASSDESSHRSRLEAQARASSCSFTPTLPPLDSDSAPSATPASRRQLLRKTQSFDCPATPEGARYGTCQRTLSEPARRGNTGVFIKGLEVSSTEVAERPYSPRLAAHGWAAPAGEGLRTPGASSSPVAEPRVKGSSKLRHIVDEMVSTEREYVRSLRYIIEHYFPEMERPDLPQDLRGKRSVIFGNLEKLVDFHSQFFLKELESCCNHPLRVSHCFLRHQDQFGLYALYSKNKPKSDTLLASHGNSFFRNKQLELGDKMDLASYLLKPIQRMSKYALLLKDLIKEVSEAQDTELAYLRAAAEMVKFQLRHGNDLLAMDAIRDCDVNLKEQGQLVRQGEFTVWYGRKKCQRHVFLLQDLVLFSKPKRIEGGLDVYIYKHSFKTADVGMTETSGDSGLRFEVWFRRRTSKNQTYILQAANQDIKHAWTSDITSILWQQANRNKEIRMQEMVSMGVGNKPFLDIKPSDAAINDRAIDYIMKGRGARTRASIAVSLFDHSNPFKRASGNSSGAGAPAASGPSSCSLLGPLNLHMYSNQALLPASAERPFISPCIEEDELENETSSQPSMSTWSSVA; from the exons ATGCGTCACCTGGCTTGCGTCAGCATGGAGGACTGCTCTCAGCCCAACAAGTGCCAGGGTGTGATTGGCTGCCTGGAGGGTTACGGGCGCCAGCACCCCCCCATCCCGGACGTCCGCTTCCAGGAGATGAAGGAGCTGGCTGGGGAGCTGAAGAACGAGCAGGGCCTCAGGCAGTGGAAGTTCGCTTGGTCCAAATGCCAGGAGACCCGTCAGATGTTTGAGAAGAAGCTGGAGGTGGCGCTGAGGACGCGGCGAGGCGTACCGGACAGCGGGGCCGCTGCAAAGGCGTCCGGCGATGGCCTGGCCACGCCCAGACGCCACTCGGAGGGTCAGGGAGCGCGCGGTGGCGGCGGCCACGAGAGGAGCTccagcttgtctctctcctgccgCAAGGCGTTCTCGGGCGTGTGGAGCGCCGGCCGCGAGAGGCTGTCCTCCACCTCTAGCTCCGCCTCCTCGTCGTGCGCCCCCAGACCTGAGGCCTCTTGGGGTGGGGACTGtggctccaccccctccatAAACTCCTCCCCCTACGTCTTGGAGCCCCGCCTCCCCCCGCAcacgcccctctcccccccgcaCCACAACCCCCGCCTCACGCGCAGCGCCTCGTCCGATGAGTCGTCCCACCGCAGCCGTCTGGAGGCCCAGGCCCgcgcctcctcctgctccttcacccccaccctgccccccctcgaCTCCGACTCCGCCCCCAGCGCCACCCCCGCCAGCCGCCGCCAGCTGCTCCGCAAGACCCAGAGCTTTGACTGCCCGGCCACGCCCGAGGGCGCCCGCTACGGCACGTGCCAGAGGACGCTGAGCGAGCCTGCGCGCCGCGGCAACACGGGGGTGTTCATCAAGGGGCTGGAGGTCAGCAGCACGGAGGTGGCCGAGCGACCCTACAGCCCCAGGCTGGCTGCTCACGGCTGGGCCGCCCCTGCCGGGGAGGGCCTGCGGACCCCCGGAGCCTCCAGCAGCCCCGTGGCCGAGCCTCGTGTTAAAGGAAG cagcAAGCTGCGCCACATCGTGGATGAGATGGTGAGTACGGAGAGAGAGTACGTGCGCTCGCTGCGCTACATCATCGAGCACTACTTCCCTGAGATGGAGCGGCCCGACCTGCCGCAGGACCTGCGGGGGAAACGCTCCGTGATCTTCGGGAACCTGGAGAAGCTGGTGGACTTCCACAGCCAGTTCTTCCTCAAGGAGCTGGAGAGCTGTTGCAACCACCCGCTCCGCGTGTCCCACTGTTTCCTGCGCCAC CAAGACCAGTTTGGCCTGTACGCTCTGTACAGCAAGAACAAGCCCAAGTCTGACACTCTGCTGGCCAGCCACGGAAACAGCTTCTTCAGA aacaagcagctggagctgggggaCAAGATGGACCTGGCCTCCTACCTGCTGAAGCCCATCCAGAGGATGAGCAAGTACGCTCTGCTGCTCAAGGACCTGATCAAGGAGGTGAGCGAGGCCCAGGACACGGAGCTGGCCTACCTGAGGGCTGCCGCTGAGATGGTCAAGTTCCAGCTGCGCCACGGCAACGACCTGCTGGCCATGGACGCCATCCGGGACTGTGAC gtgaACCTGAAGGAGCAGGGCCAGCTGGTGAGGCAGGGGGAATTCACCGTGTGGTACGGGAGGAAAAAGTGCCAACGCCACGTGTTCCTGCTGCAGGACCTGGTGCTGTTCAGCAAGCCCAAACGCATTGAGGGCGGCCTGGACGTCTACATCTACAAACACTCCTTCAAG ACGGCAGACGTGGGCATGACGGAGACGTCTGGAGACAGCGGGCTGCGCTTCGAGGTCTGGTTCAGACGCAGGACCTCCAAGAACCAGACCTACATCCTGCAGGCGGCCAATCAGGACATCAAGCACGCCTGGACCTCTGACATCACCAGCATCCTCTGGCAGCAGGCCAACAGGAACaaag aaaTCCGCATGCAGGAGATGGTTTCCATGGGCGTGGGCAACAAGCCCTTCCTGGACATCAAGCCTAGCGACGCTGCCATCAACGACAGAGCCATCGACTACATCATGAAGGGCagag gggcCAGGACGAGAGCCTCCATCGCCGTCTCCCTCTTCGACCACTCCAACCCCTTCAAGCGGGCCTCGGGGAACAGCTCTGGAGCCGGTGCACCCGCGGCCTCGGGCCCCTCGTCATGCAGCCTCCTGGGCCCCCTCAACCTGCACATGTACAGCAACCAGGCCCTGCTGCCGGCCTCGGCCGAGAGGCCCTTCATCTCCCCCTGCATCGAGGAGGACGAGCTGGAGAATGAGACCAGCAGTCAGCCCTCCATGAGTACGTGGTCCAGCGTAGCCTAG